The following is a genomic window from Halodesulfovibrio marinisediminis DSM 17456.
GTTCTTATTGAAATTAAAGAGTATAAAAAAGCGCTTGTTATGCTTGCAAAAGCTTTAGAGGTGAACCCTGAGTTTGCAGAAGCCAAAAAAGTTTTCGAATTGTTAGATAGAAAAATGAATAACGCTGCGTAATCGCAGTTTGCTGTATCTACGTAAAAAGCCATGCCCCATCACAACTGTGTGATGAGGCATGGCTTTTTCTCTTGATAGAGAGCGTAGGGTGCATCCGGTGAAGGATGCCCCTGCTGCTAGTAATCAAAATCGATGGAAACAACTTCGTAAGAGATACGCCCCTTAGGTGCGTTCACAACAAATTCGTCGCCTTCTTCTTTGCCGAGCATAGCTTTGCCCACTGGAGAAAGAACTGAGATGCTGCCGTTTTGGTAGTCGGCTTCATCTGGACCGAGCAGGGTGTATTTTTTCAAGTCACCGGTGTCGAGGTCTTCAATTTCCACGGTTGCACCAAATGTTACTTTGTCGCCACCGAGGGTTTTGAGGTCGATAACGTTGTAGCGAGCCATCTGGGATTCGATGTAGGAGATACGTGCTTCGAGCATGCCTTGACGCTCACGTGCTGCATCGTATCCTGCGTTTTCGCTAAGGTCGCCTTCTTCTCGGGCTTCTTTAATAGCCTGAATGATTCCTGGGCGCTCTTTTTTCAGAGCTTCAAGCTCTTGTTTAACTTTTTCAAAGCCTTCAATAGAAATAGGAATACTACTCATCATTTTTCCCTTAAAAAATTCTTTCCTGCTTTTTTTCTGGCGGTCAGGAGGCCGCTTCTTCTTCACAAGAAAAAGCGCCCGACGTGGCGGGCGTAATTCTGAGGTAGAACATACTTGGCGAGTGGTCAAGTACGTAGTTGTAGAATATGCGAGAATATACCAGAAAATAACAGGTTATTTGTTGAGGATATATTCAGAAGATGTTGGTGGTATGACCAACTCACTTGAGTGTCAAATTACCAACAAAGTCTCGCCTGTGTCAATAAAATGCAAAGTTAACCGGTTTCATTCATAATCAGTATGACGTAACACAAAAATGCTGTTATGAGGATGGGAAACCGCCCTGCGATATAAAGCAAAATAGTTGGTGCGCTCTTTATAATGCGTGTAACCACTGAGGGTTGGCGACCATCGCGGTTCCTCTATAGTCTATTTATACGTTGTTTATTAGGTTGTAAATGCTGTAAAAATGTAGGTGGGACAGTGATCGCTGGTAGAGTGGCTTTAAGAGCACATGGATGCAGAACAAGAAAATTTTTGTTGTGCCGGTGTACTCATTACCTTGTAACCAGTGCTAGCCCATTATAATAGAGCGCAAGCCGCTTTATGAGAAAAACGCAACACAAAGAGCAGCGCAAAGCGGTTAAGGAGTATATGTAATATGTCAGATTCAAAGCAACATCCTGAGAAGGAGTGCGGTGGTTCTTTCATAGACAGTGTAGCCCAGTTACTGCCGGAAGGTGGTAACCTCAATATGTGTCTCACTTGCGGTGCTTGTTCTGCAGGCTGCCCCGCAACTGGACTTGAGGATATGGACCCTCGCAAATTTTTGCGTCTTGCCGCACTGGGAATGGATGAAGAAATCACCTCTACCCCTTGGGTGTGGATGTGTACTATGTGTCAGCGGTGTACGTATGTCTGCCCTATGCAGATCAACATTCCGCAACTCGTGTACCAGGCGCGTCAGGCCTGGCCGCGTGAAGACCGCCCGAAAGGTATTATTAACTCTTGTGATGTGGCCTTACGTAACCCTGGTCACAGCGCAATGGGTGCTTCCTCTGAGGACTTTAAGTTCGTAGTGGAAGACGTTCTCGAGGAAGTGCAGACCGAACAGGAAGGTATGGAAACTCTTAAAGTACCTTTTGATGAACTCGGTAAAAAATACTACCTCAACCAGAACTCCCGTGAGCCGGTAACTGAGCCGGATGAAATGGTTCCTTTGTGGAAAATCATGAATATCGGTGTCGGTGATGACTGGACTTATGGTTCCAATGGTTGGGCTGCGGAAAACTACTGTATGTTCGCAGCGGATGATGAATCCTGGGAAAAAATTGTTCGAACCAAAGTCAAGGCAGTGGAGGACCTCGGCGCCAAGTATTGGCTCAACACCGAGTGAGGCCACGAACTTTACGCACTCCGGTCCGGAATGCAAAAATTCGGCATTAAGCCTAAGTTTGAAATTGAATCCATTATCCGTCTCTATGCCCGTTGGGTAAGAGAAGGAGTTCTGAAGGTTAATTCAGATTGGAACGTCAATAACGTTAAATTTACCGTACAGGATCCATGCCAGCTCGTTCGTAAGGGCTACGGCGATGCTGCGGCGGATGATCTGCGTTACGTAATCAAAAAAGTTGTCGGTGAAGAGAACTTTATTGATACATGGCCTAATAAGTCCAACAACTACTGTTGCGGCGGTGGTGGTGGATCTCTTCAGGCAGGCTTCCCAGATGCACGCCGC
Proteins encoded in this region:
- the greA gene encoding transcription elongation factor GreA, translated to MSSIPISIEGFEKVKQELEALKKERPGIIQAIKEAREEGDLSENAGYDAARERQGMLEARISYIESQMARYNVIDLKTLGGDKVTFGATVEIEDLDTGDLKKYTLLGPDEADYQNGSISVLSPVGKAMLGKEEGDEFVVNAPKGRISYEVVSIDFDY
- a CDS encoding (Fe-S)-binding protein, with the translated sequence MSDSKQHPEKECGGSFIDSVAQLLPEGGNLNMCLTCGACSAGCPATGLEDMDPRKFLRLAALGMDEEITSTPWVWMCTMCQRCTYVCPMQINIPQLVYQARQAWPREDRPKGIINSCDVALRNPGHSAMGASSEDFKFVVEDVLEEVQTEQEGMETLKVPFDELGKKYYLNQNSREPVTEPDEMVPLWKIMNIGVGDDWTYGSNGWAAENYCMFAADDESWEKIVRTKVKAVEDLGAKYWLNTEUGHELYALRSGMQKFGIKPKFEIESIIRLYARWVREGVLKVNSDWNVNNVKFTVQDPCQLVRKGYGDAAADDLRYVIKKVVGEENFIDTWPNKSNNYCCGGGGGSLQAGFPDARRYYGRIKNEQIVKTGAPYVIAPCHNCHSQIHDLSEYYGAGYHVVHLWTLIALSLGILGENEREYLGEDLRNCGL